A genomic region of Manihot esculenta cultivar AM560-2 chromosome 15, M.esculenta_v8, whole genome shotgun sequence contains the following coding sequences:
- the LOC110601701 gene encoding uncharacterized protein sll0005, protein MDAAPQLVYGGIEPRRFILPARYASPTRITVRKRTNRVLAVATEPKPAQTGADKSSSPKNLNGSSRSPPSKGFASRSSPLKPVTGASTRIGDVSQEIKRVRAQMEENEELAILMKGLRGQNLRDAQFADDNIKLRLVELDESSEFLPLVYDPASIATYWGKRPRAVATRALQLLSVAGGFLSRLAWDIINKKVKENEVARAIELREIVTSLGPAYIKLGQALSIRPDILSPVAMTELQKLCDKVPSFPDDVAMALIEEELGQPWHEMYSELSSSPIAAASLGQVYKGRLKENGDLVAVKVQRPFVLETVTVDLYIIRNLGLVLRKFPQISIDVVGLVDEWAARFFEELDYVNEGENASQFAEMMRKDLPQVVVPKTYKKYTSRKVITSQWIDGEKLSQSTESDVGELVNVGVICYLKQLLDTGFFHADPHPGNLIRTPDGKLAILDFGLVTKLTDDQKYGMIEAIAHLIHRDYDAIVKDFVKLDFIPEGVNLAPILPVLAKVFDQALEGGGAKNINFQELASDLAQITFDYPFRIPPYFALIIRAIGVLEGIALVGNPDFAIVDEAYPYIAQRLLTDESPRLRNALRYTIYGKSGVFDAERFIDVMQAFETFITAAKSGGGENLKGNMAELGILQSTGSIFPGFTLSTSQSSRPIKTRAALAFLLSEKGNFFREFLLDEVVKGIDAVTREQLVQILAILGVGNARPVFSMVPGPFKPAGLLPTITEEDRIILNNVQKIVEFLTAGSRSSSQDMNVAQIIQELLPDLPGISARVLPEVLTRLSSRVAARIIRDTFV, encoded by the exons ATGGACGCGGCTCCGCAGCTCGTCTACGGCGGAATCGAGCCCCGGCGGTTCATTTTACCTGCGCGCTATGCGTCACCGACTAGAATTACTGTTCGGAAACGAACCAACCGTGTTCTTGCTGTCGCCACCGAGCCGAAACCTGCGCAGACCGGAGCAGATAAATCGTCGTCACCAAAAAATCTCAATGGCTCATCAAGGTCTCCTCCTTCCAAAGGCTTTGCCTCAAGATCTTCGCCGTTGAAACCGGTCACCGGAGCTTCCACA AGGATCGGGGATGTTTCTCAGGAGATCAAAAGAGTGAGGGCGCAAATGGAAGAAAACGAGGAGTTGGCGATACTAATGAAAGGACTTCGAGGCCAAAATTTGAGAGATGCTCAGTTTGCCGATGACAATATTAAGCTTCGCCTAGTTGAG CTAGATGAGAGCAGTGAGTTTTTACCTTTGGTATATGATCCTGCTAGCATTGCCACTTATTGGGGAAAAAGGCCTCGTGCTGTTGCCACAAGAGCTCTCCAGTTGCTCTCTGTTGCGGGAGGTTTTCTATCTCGACTTGCTTGGGATATTATAAACAAGAAGGTCAAAGAG AATGAAGTTGCTAGAGCCATTGAATTAAGGGAAATTGTAACCTCTTTAGGTCCAGCATATATAAAACTTGGTCAAGCATTGAGTATTCGTCCAGATATACTGTCACCTGTTGCAATGACTGAGCTACAAAAGCTTTGTGATAAG GTTCCCTCATTTCCAGATGATGTTGCAATGGCTCTTATTGAGGAGGAGCTTGGTCAGCCATGGCATGAAATGTATTCTGAGCTTTCTTCTTCTCCAATTGCTGCAG CATCTCTTGGGCAGGTATATAAGGGTCGCCTAAAAGAGAATGGGGATCTGGTGGCTGTCAAGGTTCAGAGACCCTTTGTGCTTGAAACAGTAACGGTAGATCTGTACATCATACGAAATTTGGGATTGGTTCTCAGAAAGTTTCCTCAg ATATCTATAGATGTTGTTGGGTTGGTTGATGAATGGGCTGCTCGTTTTTTTGAGGAACTAGATTATGTTAATGAAGGTGAAAATGCTTCTCAGTTTGCAGAAATGATGAGGAAGGACCTTCCGCAG GTGGTTGTACCAAAGACTTATAAGAAGTATACCTCAAGAAAGGTTATTACCTCACAATGGATTGATGGAGAAAAACtctcacagagtacagaaagtgATGTTGGGGAATTGGTCAATGTGGGAGTCATATGCTACCTGAAGCAG TTGCTTGATACTGGATTTTTCCATGCTGATCCTCACCCCGGGAATTTGATCCGCACTCCAGATGGGAAGTTAGCCATTCTCGACTTCG GTCTGGTCACAAAATTAACAGATGATCAGAAATATGGAATGATTGAAGCTATAGCCCATCTCATACATCGGGATTATGATGCTATTGTAAAAGATTTTGTTAAACTTGATTTCATCCCTGAGGGAGTTAATTTGGCACCTATCTTGCCAGTCCTGGCTAAGGTTTTTGATCAAGCACTTGAAGGTGGAGGAGCAAAAAATATTAACTTTCAGGAGCTAGCTTCAGATCTGGCTCAAATAACATTTGATTATCCATTTAGAATACCACCTTATTTTGCCCTCATAATTAGGGCAATAGGTGTTCTGGAAGGTATAGCTTTAGTGGGCAATCCTGATTTTGCTATTGTAGATGAGGCCTATCCATATATTGCACAG AGGCTTCTCACTGATGAATCCCCTCGTCTAAGGAATGCTTTACGCTATACAATTTATGGGAAGTCTGGTGTTTTTGATGCTGAAAGATTCATCGATGTCATGCAAGCCTTTGAGACTTTCATCACTGCTGCGAAAAGTGGAGGTGGAGAAAATTTGAAAGGGAATATGGCCGAACTTGGCATTCTGCAAAGCACAGGTTCTATCTTTCCTGGATTTACATTAAGTACATCTCAATCGTCGCGGCCAATTAAAACCAGGGCTGCCTTAGCATTTTTGCTTTCCGAGAAGGGGAACTTTTTTAGAGAATTTCTTCTGGATGAG GTGGTAAAAGGTATTGATGCTGTTACAAGGGAACAGCTCGTACAAATACTGGCAATCCTTGGAGTGGGAAATGCTCGCCCAGTTTTCAGCATGGTGCCTGGACCATTTAAGCCTGCAGGACTTCTGCCGACCATAACTGAAGAGGACAGAATTATCTTGAATAACGTTCAGAAAATTGTTGAGTTTTTAACTGCAGGATCAAGGTCATCGAGTCAG GATATGAATGTTGCGCAGATCATACAAGAGCTGCTTCCTGATTTGCCAGGCATCTCAGCGAGAGTGCTTCCTGAGGTGCTTACACGGCTTTCGTCTCGTGTAGCAGCACGCATAATTAGAGACACATTTGTGTAG
- the LOC110600727 gene encoding protein SULFUR DEFICIENCY-INDUCED 2 yields MNSEKAENHHHQEPYHVIHKLPPGDSPYVRAKHVQLVQKDPEAAIVLFWKAINAGDRVDSALKDMAVVMKQQDRAEEAIEAIKSFRHRCSKQAQESLDNVLIDLYKKCGRIEEQIELLKQKLRMIYEGEAFNGKLTKTARSHGRKFQVTIKQETSRILGNLGWAYMQQGSYWAAEVVYQKAQLIDPDANKACNLCLCLIKQMRYAEARSILDDVLQGKLSGSNDPKSRNRVEELLHELETCQSSLLSPKSSGLSLEDAFVEGLDQLMSQWAPYRSRRLPIFEEISPYRDQLAC; encoded by the exons ATGAATTCAGAAAAAGCAGAgaatcatcatcatcaagagCCTTACCATGTTATTCACAAGCTTCCTCCAGGCGATAGCCCTTATGTTAGAGCTAAGCATGTCCAG CTAGTTCAAAAGGATCCAGAAGCGGCGATAGTTTTGTTTTGGAAGGCGATAAATGCTGGAGATAGAGTAGACAGTGCCCTCAAAGACATGGCAGTAGTTATGAAACAGCAGGATCGAGCAGAGGAAGCAATTGAAGCTATAAAATCTTTCAGGCATCGCTGCTCCAAGCAAGCCCAAGAATCACTTGACAATGTCCTCATTGACTTGTACAAG AAATGTGGGAGAATTGAGGAACAGATAGAACTATTGAAGCAAAAGCTTCGGATGATTTATGAAGGAGAGGCTTTCAATGGAAAGCTTACTAAGACAGCTCGATCTCATGGGAGGAAGTTCCAGGTTACCATAAAGCAAGAGACGTCTCGGATACTG GGAAACTTGGGTTGGGCGTACATGCAGCAAGGAAGCTATTGGGCAGCAGAAGTTGTATACCAGAAGGCTCAATTGATTGATCCTGATGCTAACAAGGCTTGCAACTTGTGCTTGTGCCTTATCAAGCAGATGCGATATGCTGAGGCTCGTTCTATCCTTGATGATGTATTGCAGGGTAAGCTTTCAGGATCGAATGACCCCAAGTCAAGAAACCGTGTCGAGGAGTTACTTCATGAATTAGAAACGTGCCAATCATCACTGCTATCCCCCAAATCATCAGGATTAAGTTTAGAAGATGCATTTGTTGAAGGACTTGACCAGTTGATGAGCCAATGGGCCCCCTATAGATCAAGGAGATTGCCCATCTTTGAGGAGATATCTCCATATAGAGATCAATTAGCCTGTTGA
- the LOC110601364 gene encoding putative vesicle-associated membrane protein 726, with the protein MGQQTLIYSFVARGKVILAEYTEFKGNFTSVAGQCLQKLPASNNRFTYNCDGHTFNYLVENGFTYCVVAVESAGRQIPIAFLERIKEDFVKRYGGGKAKTAQANGLKREFGPKLKDHMQYCVAHPEEINKLAKVKAQVSEVKGVMMENIEKVLDRGEKIELLVDKTESLRSQAQDFRQQGTKVKRKMWIENMKMKLIVFGIVVAMILIIFLSICHGFKC; encoded by the exons ATGGGGCAACAGACGCTGATCTACAGCTTCGTCGCTCGAGGCAAGGTGATTCTGGCGGAGTACACGGAGTTTAAGGGAAATTTCACTAGCGTCGCCGGTCAATGCCTCCAGAAACTCCCCGCTTCCAACAACAGGTTCACCTACAACTGTGATGGCCACACCTTCAATTACCTCGTTGAAAACGGCTTCA CTTACTGTGTGGTTGCAGTTGAATCTGCTGGCAGACAAATTCCAATTGCCTTTCTGGAGCGAATTAAGGAAGACTTCGTCAAAAGATATGGTGGAGGGAAAGCTAAAACTGCTCAGGCCAATGGCCTGAAAAGAGAGTTTGG GCCCAAACTGAAGGATCACATGCAGTACTGCGTGGCTCATCCTGAAGAGATCAACAAGCTCGCAAAAGTGAAGGCTCAGGTTTCTGAAGTTAAGGGCGTGATGATGGAAAACATTGAGAAG GTTCTTGATCGCGGCGAAAAGATTGAGCTGCTGGTGGATAAAACTGAGAGCCTCCGCTCACAG GCACAAGATTTCAGACAACAGGGAACTAAGGTCAAAAGGAAGATGTGGATAGAGAATATGAAGATGAAACTGATTGTTTTCGGTATTGTTGTTGCCATGATTCTGATTATATTCTTATCTATTTGCCACGGATTCAAATGTTAA